A window of Fusarium oxysporum Fo47 chromosome II, complete sequence genomic DNA:
TCCGGTACCGATTACATCTCCCTTGAACCCTTTATTGAGGGTGACTATGTCAAGTACAACAATAACTGCAGCTATGTTAACGAGGACAACCCAGACGATGAATTCAACAAAGCAGCACAGGCCTTCTCACACTTCACCTACGAACGATCATGGGGAAGCTTTCTGGTCTGCGACCTCCAAGGCGTAGGCCACGTCCTCACAGACCCAGCTATTCACACCCTCGATCCAGAACGCTTCAAACTCGCAGACACAAACCTCGGACGAGAAGGCTTCAAATTCTTTTTCGCAACCCATGTCTGCAACGAAATCTGCACTCAGCTCGAGCTTAAGAGCAAAGCATCAATGATATCATCCGAAAAGGCTTCTTTCCGCGAATGGTGGCCTACCATCGACTCAACAGCATGCTGCTCCAACAAGCTCTGTGGAAGGATCATTCAAGTCACAAACGCAAATAAGTCAGAGGAGTTTCCGGGCTGTAATTGGTGTGATACTTGCTGGCCGCAGCTGGAAGCTACGAAGGAGAAAGTTATTTGCGTGGCGCCGGGGACGCATCATGAGTTTGATGTGTCGAGGTTTTATTGGGAGAGTCAGGGGCGGGTGGCGCCGAGGAAGTGTGAAGGGCATAGGGAGAGGGATGAAACTGTTGCAAGGACGGCGGTTATGGGAGGGAATTTCTTTGGGAGGCTCAGGGGCGCTACGAAGAAGAAATCTATTTCGGGCAAAGCTTGGTGATAGGGTCAACTTCTATCGTTTATTTCTTTGACTTGTTCGATTCTCGGTAAATTTATCTCTATATATAGTTCCATACAACAGGCATCGCTTCATACTGCAATAAACCTTTCTATACCTAAGTACTCTCAGTTTCTAGCCATATGATAGCATGCCTAAACCCATGACAACATTATCATGATTTTGTACTCTAGATAGAGGAATGTCCAGCGTTTATTTAGTGAGAATTGACCTCTTGCTCTCCCGCCTTGTAGAGTTCGTTCGACTCCGGATCTGCTCCTTTAGCATTACTGCTCCTCAGCACCCAGCGACTCAGCTTTCGCACTAGTACTGCTCTCGGTCATTAACCACGGATCCTGTAGTAGCACCTTCGCAGTAGGTCTATCTTCTGGCATCCAAGTTAAAATGCGCCGTAGAAATGCAATGAAAGCCGAGCTGTCCCCAAGCTTCgtctcaagctcttccagaGAGCGGTTCTTGGGGATAGGTGCGAGTCCTTTCCATTTGCCTACTACATTATGTCAGTAGGCGTCTTTAAAACCATTCAAATTTTCTGTCCCGATTACCTTGCTCGTCCCAAAAGTCAGCCGCTCTCCCAGAGTTCCTCTGCAGAAATTCCCGGGGTGGCGGACCTAGCGTTGCCATGAGTTCGGCTAGATGCGCTGCATCGCTCatttctccatctccatccctCGCCGTGAACAACCGATTCATGCCGAGAAGATCCCAAGCGGTCAGACCAACGCTCCAGATATCTACAGAATGGTTCCATGGCATGCTCATAATGACTTCCGGTGCGCGATATGAAAGCGGCATAATGTCGCCAGCGTGTGGTCCCAGTCCGGTCCTCGCCTCGCCAAAGTCTGATAATAGGATTGGACCTGGCCTTGGGCGCATGACTTTTGAGAGGTAGATTGTTCGACATTCTAAGACTTGCTTTCGTGCGACAGGTGATTTAAAGGCCATGGACACCAGAGGTTGGAGCTGTGAATCGTCGTCAAGGCCTAGCAATAGGTTCCCGGGGTGAATGTCTGCAATGTTAGGAATATAAATAGACACATAATCGCAAACCAGGACTAACCTGTGTGTACTAACTGTGCTTCCGTGTGAAGAAAGTCAAGAGCGTTCAATAGCCCCTTGACTGCTCTTTTGACGAAATTTTCATCAAATCCATCTGTTCGAAAGATTTCCTTGTAGTCACGCAGACTCATTTGTGTACCTTCAAGTACCAGTACCTTATGACGGCCATTAGGCCCGCTCATTTCGAACGAGTCTAAAAATATCCGGATGTTTCCCCCTCCATGGTGTCTGGTCTTGCCGAGGATTGGTGACAATGTTTCGTATACGGGAATTTCTCGGTGATTGCGGGACGTATGGACGTAGATCTTGAGAGCGACATATTTGCGGTCTCTGTATCTCAAATGAGCTGAGTACCCACGATCATAAACTATCTTATTGACTTACCTTAAATCTTGGGCAAGCCATATTGTGGATGAGCTTCCGAAGCCGAGCTTCGTCACCGCTTGATACCGGCCTTGGAAGACTTCCCCGATTCGGACCGGATAAAATCGCGAAGCATCATAACCGGCgatttcctcctcttcaaccttaACGTTCTCATCGATAGTATTATACGTAGTTGATGGAAATGTGAGCGGATCCTCAAGAGTTGTAGGCGGGTATTGATGAAGTATGGGTGCTGCCTGAGTAGACGACTTTCGCGCCACAGAAGTCGGGTACTTCGGAAGCTCTGATATTGAGGTAACAGAGCAACCTGATCTTCCGGATACCAGGCGCGTAAGATTTCTGAGATATCTGCTCGATGACATGGCGTGTTGGTGTACTGAATTCCGTGGTCGGTGAAAGATGTTTTGATGCATGCAAGTGTCGGCGGAAGCTCGGAGATGGTCGCCCGAGAAACACCGCCACTAAATAAATAGTAGAAAGGCGAAGAGAAAAAGCATGCAAGCAATTGTTTTTCACTCTTCGATTGATGAAATTACGTGGCAGATATTAAATTCACGATATCATGTGACAGCCAGAACTCTGATAAGCTGCCGAGTGCCGACTGTCGCGCAGTGTAAAAACTGTCGAGCCAGTAGGTCAGTATTATCGAATCGAATAACAAACTTTCTTTAAAACTTTGCTTTGGGTTTCGGATCAATGTGGATTTTATGATCACCGAGAAAGTCTTGTTACCAAGCTTATGGTTCTCCTTGTTGGAAAACACCACGGCGAACGTGAGCAAGCTGCAGATGACTAGCCAACTTACCCGCAGTCGGTTTATCCCTAGTTCTCCATATATCCGGAAAGTGCTACTTATTTTCAATTACAATCACTTCCTAGGAGGAGTATCAGCGTAAGTTCACGAAAGTCATAGTCAACTTCCCGAAGGTCACAAGCCACCAGGCGTGTTGGCATTGAACATACCTAGCCTTACTATAGCCTGTCATGGAGAATTGACTTGAAAGCTAATCCGATAAAtatcaatcttcttctcgaaacTCTCTTCGTGAGGCTGCGCGATGCTACAACGTTGATTAAAGTGAAGGCGTAAGAAACGTAAGTCAACACGCGGCGTGAAAGGCTTATGATAGACTCATGCACGCTGACAAGGAAGCTGTGGCTTAGAAAATTGATTACCAACAGAGCCCGCATAAATCAGCATTATCAAGACAGCCCAGTATGTAACAAGTCTAAGATAATCCCTAAATGCCGCGCGCTTATCGGTAGTGCGCGCTTCACCTGATTCCCGACTCTGCACTAAATTATTCAAGTCTCGGATATCTGCCAGTTCCAATTTATCAGCCATGGATCTCACTACTACCTAAATGAAGCTCTTTTTGCGAAATATTTACAAGACCGTTCGTTGTTGTCTTGCCCTGTGGCTGTGCTTCTTATCTCCGGTAATTACCAGACAGGCAGTCATTTCGTGGTAACTGCGGATAAAAATGCCACGAAAATCATTGGCTCAAGGACGCGTGGGAGCATGTTAAGCTTTCTCTAGGTAGTTGATAGCAAGGAGCAATGAAACGTTAATCAATCTTAGGTGCAGGAAAAGAAGGCTGAGCAGTTGGCCAAAGTGCGACGCGAGGATTTCTCGTGCTAAATTTGGCTCCTTTTGTCCAATCGGAAATGGAAATTGCCGAGCCTCAACAGCTTACCCTGCATCGAATTATTCAGCCCTCGCAGGGATCATGATCCTTCATGTTACGATTGAAGAGCTGGGTTTGAGGTAGATAAATGCCCACATTTCCTGATCTCAGAATTGTTACGCATCAGATCTACAAGGGCAGAACTGCCCAATTGCCACCGCGATGCATTCTTCGTGGTTCTCCTATCCCATTACGAGACCGTTCCCATTTCGATGGTTTACTCCTGTAGCCATCGTGGGCGGCCTGATATTGATGGTCTTATTTACGATCATCAATCTGGCGTCCAGTGCGTTTTATCTCAAGCCGATCTTTACTGACGATCCCAATGGTACGACCACCCAGTCTGTTCGGTATGTACTAAGAATCTCATGTCTTCACTGGCGTTCTAATAATCTTGTTCAGATGGTTCATGAAAGCACCGCTGAACTGGGATAATAATATGAAGGTCAAATGCCAGCCTAAGATATTGTCTGTTGGTGATCGCGTTTTCTCCACCAACCTTGGTTTTCAATATTCCGTCAAAGCGCTTACCTCATCTGACGATGACTCAGACTTTCGAAAGACATATCCTTCCATTGCATACTTAAATAACACTCTTGAAGATTGCTATCTAACAAGAGTCGACATTAATCTTCGAAAATCAGATGCTAGAGCTTCAAACAGCTGGTGGCTTTCTTGGATCACGACTTTCACTGACGCTACAGCCTCTTGTAATGTCATGACAAGCGAGGGCCTTGTGAACATTACCCTTGGTGTTGAGTACACGGGTCAGAGTGATCATATATACGATTATGTTATTGAGGATGATTACAAGACTCATGCAAGTACCTGGTGGGGGACAAGGTTGCTGAATGTGTATTTTACGGGTATTCTGTCAACAATGTCACAGACCCAAGATCTGGGAGATGATTCATATTGGATGACGGGAGGGATCACGTTCACAACGAACCCGAACATAAAGGAGTGAGTAAGTCCCCAAGAATATCATTCTCATATCCTGAAAAGAGTTAGCATTCGTGATCCGAAGTTATTCAACCTCGCAGGATGGTTTCTTTCCTCTGATGGGTTCATACAAAATGAACGCGAGTTTCTTCCCCCTACCAGTCTTTCTTATGGATAACCAGTTAACAACCCGTAGCTCTCAACGACACTTCCTTCATAAAGACTGACCCAAAGGTGCGTCCACGTCAGCCGTGTAACTTCTAATACTAACAGAACCCAGAATCAGTTTGTCCCAGTTATTTGGGAAAGTCTCCATTACACAAGGATTCTTCACTCCCTCATAGCCGTTGACCTCGGAAACCAAAACGCCCCTAACTTGCTTTTGGACAAAAAGGATCTTCAATACGCCATCCTCCCACCAGATGATCCGAATCGCAAAAACGGCTCTTTTCTAAATGACTCGTCATTGACGGGCCAAGCCACACGCTATGCCCAGATTCCAACACCTGGAGCACCTCTTCCACCAACAGATAAGAACCTTGTTCTTCTTAACGAAACTTACGACAGGTTCGCTAGTGAGATGGGACCATTGGAGAGTAATGATGCGACAATAGTTTCACAATATCTCTGCTCTGTTCCACAGAGTAAAAGTCCGGGTATCATGCTCTTGGCGATCCTTCTTGCAGATTTGGTGTTTTTGCAAGCGGCGTGGGTGATTTATAATTGGATTGCCGGAAGCATGTTGTCTGAGTCGCAGATGCAGACGTGTCAAGGCTGTGTCGAAAGCCCTGTTCAGGttattgagaaggaggggtTGTTGGGCGAGGGGAAGACTACAGTAACTTCAGGAAGCTATGTGAGTGTTAGTGCTGATGAAGGGGCTGGTAGTAATTTGCTTATCAGGGAAGCTAAGTGATGGGAACGACATATATGATAATGATGATAGGGAACTCGGAATCCAATTCTAAAAGTGCTTCTTGGATTATATCAAACAGCTCAAATCTATTTTGGCACGCCAAGCTCTGTAAGAGCGGCAGCTGATCCAAGTCTGATCCAGCCATCAATCTCGCTTTGTGttgcaacagcaacaacgcCCATCATTCCAATAGCATTCGCTCCAGCTTCCTTATTAACAGCCGCTCGTCGTCTTGGAAGTACAACCATCCACCTCTGCGTAAGCAAAAAATTGTGCGGAACTGCAGCACCAGGAGGTGAGCTATCAGTATGCTCAGATCGCCCTTCGCCAACTTTGGTGGCTTGCTTCAGAAGGTCGCTGTAAACAGTGACCAAATCGTCCATGTCGGGTTTAGAGTGTCCGAAGTGTTGGTAGAACCATTGAAAGGGAACATTAGGCTCTTTTGTACCATCAGCATCGAGAAAAGATGCAAAGCTATCTTTCGGCTTTGGGATCAGCTGCATATGCTTATGCAATCGACTACATCCTCCATCTCGTCCACAATTGAAAAAGGTAACATAATCGTCGCCCAATGTAGTCAAAACACTCCATGCTGCTGTTAGATCGCCCCTATTCAAAGGTTCGTATTGCCTTTGGTGGCCGTCTGAAGTCAGAAGCATCAAATGAGGGTTGGCGAAGCAAAATTTGTTGGCCACCAGGACATGCGTTCTTCCAACGTCGCATATCTCATAACCCGCTGTGTTGATGTCACTCCCCTCTCGCTTCTGCTGGGATAGTTCGATATCCTGTTGCGTCTGGGCTCCAGCTGTTTGAATGGTCGGTTTCCTTGCCAAAGCCGAAGTGAGAAGGAACTGAAACTGCAGTCAAGATTGTCAGTATGACGTGCCCGGCTGTGCAGTCAATGGCGTAGTACTTTCAATCCTCCATCCAAATATTCGATGAGCCTTTGTTCTTGGTCGTAAAATACCAGCCCTGCTTGGACAAGGCTGTCgaacttggccttgatgagTGATTTATCCATCTTCTGAGGTTTCAGAGCGCTGACAGTTCTAACGATGAACAAACAAGCAATCCCTGTCGCTAAAGTGTTGCAATCATGCACCGGGTTATATTTACACCGAGCTCATATTCCATGTCGCTcccgccatcatcatggctcatTAGTCTGTCTAGCATTCGTTGCTGAATTGTAGAGTCATGAGTAATTCTCCGAACGTCAAATGCAAGAAACAACGCTCAGGCCAAAAGATATCAAAGTCACGGATGCGACAGAACAAATCGCTTCACGTTAGTGTATACAATTGAATAAGACGCATGGTGGCTTCTTGACCCTAGATACGAACCAATTACGTGTATGAGACTGCGACGACCGATATCAATGTATCTATTCCATAGAAAAAAGTTGCTTTTTTCGGTGTCTCGGATGTATTTGGGGCGGGGAGGATTGGACAGAAAAGGCATGTAATTACGTCAATTGAGAACTGGGGTTCGTGGGCATTGAATACTGAGACACTAACAGCAGTGGTCATTCTTTTCTGGTCACCTGTCGATCTGGTACGTGGTATAACTCTCGTATCTCAAAGCCACCAACGCGATTGAGTTCACAACGCGTTGacatccttcttcatcatcattgtcaTCATGTCCAGATATTCACCTTCTGTTTACTGTGCCCTCTGCGGCGCTCCAACATCCAGTGGCTCAGCTAATGCATATGATAGTTGCCTATCTGACCAGGGGTTCGACTTTGTCGAAAATGAATGAATGGCTGTGGAGGGTCAAGCTTATCAAGCAGCACCGCGAGTCTGGAAGTCGAGTACCGTGGGTGCTATGTGATCAGTATCCAATGATTCTAGGGCCTTCATTATGCCCCGTGCTGGGAAGGAGGATGCGAACGAGTTCAATGTCGATTTTGAGGAGAACACCAGGATAATATCAACAAGACGTTGACTCTATAACGGTGTAACTTCTATGCAAGAGAGAACTATCAGGGGCTAATATTTAAAGGTATGATTACGGAGGTGAAGACCCCTTGGTATTTCCCATGCATGAAGACTGTTACGAACTTCTTGGAAAGGTTGCGAAGCCACGAATGATCGACACCGCGGCTCTGTACCAAGTCTTCACAGCTCACCTTCCGCCACCCTCCCACGGGTCACCAAATGCCCTGGACTTTGACTATGGCCCAGTAAAAGAATATTAGAGCAAGAGCTGGTCTGATGCCCCAGGGAGAGGGTATGCTGTCATTATCACCCGTTTCTATTCACGACGGCCAGGCCACCGACATCACCGAAAGCGCCTTGAAGAAAGCTCATAAGTCGATTGTACGAGTAATCGGGCGACCCCCAAACGTACCAACTGGACCAGCTGCTGGTCGTGGATGCCTCGAAATGTACCGACCGGAGCGTGCCAATCCTACAGAACTGGGCCGTACAACAATCAACGGGGAACACGAGCGCCATCTGGAAATCACCACATGGCTCTGTATGCAATCCACCAAGGTGCATGGCGAAATAAGCGCAAGAAGCGGAAGCAGGGCACATATTCTGTGCCGAAGGATATTTCTGACACGGTATGGGAAAACAAGTTTTCCACGGAGTTTGCCTGGATACTCGAGTTTCTCCCTTCTAAAGAAGAGATCGAGCGTCGTCAAGTAGATAGGTTCTTGTTTTGCAAGGTCATCAACGATCTTGGCAGTGGTCGTGGGTTCGATGCGTTCAAAGCTCGTAGCTACCGTGATATACTGAGGGCCTTGCATAACCGACGTCGCCTCTGGAACTTCTTTTCCAAGATCATAGAGGAATACCTGCCTCTCTCAAAACAGCGCAGTGCTCCGAAGCCCAAGGCAGAGTCTTTGCCCCAGGTCTCCAAGTCAACCTCAACTCCCATGGCGTCAACTTTAGTACCTAGGAGCACGCCCACGGCAATAGACTTCTTCAGAAGACCTTTGAAAGGTAGCAAACCTTGGCCCTGAGACCCCAAAGAGCTGAGGAACAAGTCCCCGATCCAAGCGCGTTCTATGGAGAATCTGACTCTTGCCGCTCGTAATAGCGATTTGCATCATGCAGTTTTATTTGGAGTCGACGCTAATATGCAAGGTTTCGAGATTCACTTTGAAGATAACAGACGGAAATGGAGTCATTGCATTGGTCCCCGCAGCACGGTCATGCGGTACCTCTACTTCGACAAGCCATTGGCCTTTCCTGACAAGATTATATTGACTGCGTACTTATCTTACAAGTCGATGATCTTTCCCACTATTGGTGCAAGCTCCTGAAACGCCTCAGTACTCGTGAGATCCTCTGCCTAGGCCCTTATGTGACGAACAGGCAGATCGGTTGTACTGAGCCGGGATCCTTCAAATCGAAGCTACAAGATCAAAGATATATTGGCTATAGTGGGactttatataagtaagaagGTATTTCTGATAACGCATAATGCAGATCACTACTTTCAATGTCACAGTATTATATGATCAGGCTTTGTAACTGTGGCAATGTGATATCAAGAGAGAAGTAATGCCGAAGCCATACATAAAGCAACACAATAGTTTTTTGTAAACACAACCACAATATAGGCGTCATACAATACGCCTAAAAACACAATAACCTTATTATCAGGTCAACAGATCATGTAGCTGCTGCCTTAAACCTTATCATCCAATTGAACAAGTGGCCTCAGTGGCAAAGTGATATCCAGGGGAACAAAGCGCTCAGGCAGGTTCAATTTGCTGACTCGCCCTTATGTAGTATTACCACAATAAGCATATAGGCGCCTGTCCTGCTAACTATTTAAACAGCATAATTTGCCAACTTAACTGGAAGACATATAAGTCTTTTACTCTCTCTCTACTCTTGCCTTTATAAACAGCAACAATTGCATCCGTCGCAGCTTCATTGTATCATTTGTCATGTGCGGACATACTGTTTATTGCGCCTTGTGCTGTGGGCCTATTCACGAATACGATTCGTGGGGAGACTCCTATTGCGGCTGTGACGACGACAGCGACTCTGGAGTTGATATTGTGGATAAAGAATGGATGGGAGAGTTTATAATTATTGTTCGAGACCCAGAAACACAAGAGTAAGACTCAAAGTTATATCCCCTCATCGCTTTCTTGGTCCAACACTAGTAGAGCCTTTCTAATCGAGCAAGCTCGGCATCATGAGGATAACCACTATGATGtatatgatgatgatgaagttggtgaACATGGCGAGGTATTCGACACCCGACTCGTCACAGTGTAAACATATCATCACTGAGACCGGCGGAGTGTGTTGCTACACTGCTAATGCACGCACAGTTACGACTTCCAAGGTCCTCAGTCCTTTGCAGCGCCACTTCACGTCGATTGCTATGTGATCCTCCAAGACGCTTATAAACCACGAAAAGTTACCCTCTCTGCTCTTTACGACACTCTTGCAGGATATTGCTCTCCAACCAGGAACAAACACCAACCAAACTCACTGGATCTTGACCATGGCCTACCATCTGGACCTTTTGAAGTCGATATGGTCAATGTCAACGACGAATACGCACTCGCGTCACCAAGTCAGGTTGATGAGTGTATAGAAGATATGGTTCAAGAGCTTTTCAGAATTTCACGTAAatccaagaagccaaagaacGGAAATATTCCACAGACCTTATTCGCGAATGGCAATGGCGAGAAGATATCCCCTTCGAAAATATACGCTGATATGCCATGGGCAAAGCACTATCTTCCGCGCACCGATGAGATGCGAAAGCGCAGAATTGATTGGAAAAAACTTTACAAGAATCTTGACCTCCTCGGAAAAGGTATAGGGGAGGGGAAATTTAAACCCAATGTCAGAATGCATCTTGAGAATCGGTGTCGGATCTGGAGCGTGTGTACTCGACTCTTGAAGGAGTGTTCGGTCCGCGAACCAAAAAAGAATCAAGTGGCTGAGACGAATAAACGAAAGTCTGGAAATAAAACCAACAAGCCGACTGATAAGATTATCAAGGGCGCAGTCTCCAGTCTCATGCCACTCTTGACATTCCCGGCCGACTCCAAAACAACCTACGCCAGcgtcaatctcatcaatagAATGAACGACATGGAGAAAGCTGAGCCTGTGATTAGGGTCTATTGGACTGATAGCAAGGAGCTTGCGGGTATAGGAGTTCACGACTCCGACAAAAACACA
This region includes:
- a CDS encoding kinase-like domain-containing protein, encoding MSSSRYLRNLTRLVSGRSGCSVTSISELPKYPTSVARKSSTQAAPILHQYPPTTLEDPLTFPSTTYNTIDENVKVEEEEIAGYDASRFYPVRIGEVFQGRYQAVTKLGFGSSSTIWLAQDLRDRKYVALKIYVHTSRNHREIPVYETLSPILGKTRHHGGGNIRIFLDSFEMSGPNGRHKVLVLEGTQMSLRDYKEIFRTDGFDENFVKRAVKGLLNALDFLHTEAQLVHTDIHPGNLLLGLDDDSQLQPLVSMAFKSPVARKQVLECRTIYLSKVMRPRPGPILLSDFGEARTGLGPHAGDIMPLSYRAPEVIMSMPWNHSVDIWSVGLTAWDLLGMNRLFTARDGDGEMSDAAHLAELMATLGPPPREFLQRNSGRAADFWDEQVGKWKGLAPIPKNRSLEELETKLGDSSAFIAFLRRILTWMPEDRPTAKVLLQDPWLMTESSTSAKAESLGAEEQ
- a CDS encoding ATP adenylyltransferase-domain-containing protein is translated as MDKSLIKAKFDSLVQAGLVFYDQEQRLIEYLDGGLKFQFLLTSALARKPTIQTAGAQTQQDIELSQQKREGSDINTAGYEICDVGRTHVLVANKFCFANPHLMLLTSDGHQRQYEPLNRGDLTAAWSVLTTLGDDYVTFFNCGRDGGCSRLHKHMQLIPKPKDSFASFLDADGTKEPNVPFQWFYQHFGHSKPDMDDLVTVYSDLLKQATKVGEGRSEHTDSSPPGAAVPHNFLLTQRWMVVLPRRRAAVNKEAGANAIGMMGVVAVATQSEIDGWIRLGSAAALTELGVPK